One region of Mycolicibacterium lutetiense genomic DNA includes:
- a CDS encoding GuaB3 family IMP dehydrogenase-related protein: MRDMVEIGMGRTARRTYELDDVTIVPSRRTRSSQDVSTAWQLDAYRFEVPVIAHPTDSLVSVEFAIEMGRLGGLGVLNGEGLIGRHADVGEKIAQVLDVAASAPDDSAAIRMLQQLHAAPLDRELLGAAVARIREAGVTTAVRVSPQNAQALTPTLVAAGIDLLVIQGTIISAERVASDGEPLNLKTFISELDVPVVAGGVLDHRTALHLMRTGAAGVIVGYGSTAGVTTSDEVLGISVPMATAIADAAAARREYLDETGGRYVHVLADGDIHTSGDLAKAIACGADAVVLGTPLAVAAEAQGGGWFWPTAAAHPSLPRGALLQVADAERPGLEQVLTGPSDDPFGSLNLVGGLRRSMAKAGYCDLKEFQKVGLTVGR, from the coding sequence ATGCGCGACATGGTTGAAATCGGCATGGGCAGGACCGCCCGCCGCACTTATGAGCTCGACGACGTCACGATCGTGCCCTCGCGGCGCACCCGGTCGTCGCAGGACGTCTCGACGGCCTGGCAGCTCGATGCCTACCGCTTCGAGGTCCCGGTCATCGCACACCCGACCGACTCCCTGGTGTCGGTGGAGTTCGCTATCGAGATGGGTCGGCTCGGCGGGCTCGGCGTGCTCAACGGCGAGGGGCTGATCGGCCGGCATGCCGATGTCGGGGAGAAGATCGCCCAGGTGTTGGATGTCGCTGCGTCGGCCCCTGACGATTCGGCGGCGATCCGGATGCTGCAGCAGTTGCATGCCGCGCCACTGGACCGCGAGCTGCTCGGCGCCGCGGTGGCCCGTATCCGTGAGGCCGGGGTGACCACAGCGGTACGTGTCAGCCCGCAGAACGCCCAGGCGCTGACCCCGACGCTGGTGGCTGCCGGGATCGACCTGCTGGTCATCCAGGGCACCATCATCTCCGCCGAGCGCGTCGCGTCCGATGGTGAGCCCTTGAACCTGAAGACGTTCATCTCCGAGCTCGACGTCCCGGTCGTGGCCGGAGGCGTGCTCGACCATCGCACCGCACTGCACCTGATGCGCACCGGCGCGGCCGGCGTGATCGTCGGCTACGGCTCCACCGCCGGGGTCACCACCAGCGACGAGGTGCTCGGCATCAGCGTGCCGATGGCCACCGCGATCGCCGACGCGGCGGCCGCGCGTCGCGAGTATCTCGACGAGACCGGCGGCCGGTACGTGCACGTGCTGGCCGACGGCGACATCCACACTTCGGGCGACCTGGCCAAGGCGATCGCCTGCGGCGCCGACGCCGTCGTGCTGGGCACGCCGCTGGCGGTGGCTGCCGAGGCGCAGGGCGGTGGCTGGTTCTGGCCGACTGCGGCCGCGCATCCGTCATTGCCGCGCGGCGCCCTGCTACAGGTGGCGGACGCAGAGCGGCCGGGCCTGGAGCAGGTGCTGACCGGGCCGTCCGATGACCCGTTCGGTTCGTTGAACCTGGTCGGCGGTCTGCGCCGGTCGATGGCCAAGGCCGGGTACTGCGATCTCAAGGAGTTCCAGAAGGTCGGGCTCACGGTCGGGCGGTGA
- the guaB gene encoding IMP dehydrogenase, which produces MSIAESSVPIALPVPTGGDDPTKIAMLGLTFDDVLLLPAASDVIPATADTSSQLTRNIRLRVPMVSSAMDTVTESRMAIAMARAGGMGVLHRNLPAAEQAAQVETVKRSEAGMVTDPVTCSPTNTLAEVDAMCARFRISGLPVVDSAGALVGIITNRDMRFEVDENKPVAEVMTKVPLITAQEGVSAEAALGLLRRHKIEKLPIVDGHGKLTGLITVKDFVKTEQFPLSTKDRDGRLLVGAAIGVGDDAWARAMMLVEAGVDVLIVDTAHAHNRGVLDMVARVKKTVGDRVEVVGGNVATRAAAAALVAAGADAVKVGVGPGSICTTRVVAGVGAPQITAILEAVAACKPFGVPVIADGGLQYSGDIAKALAAGASTAMLGSLLAGTAESPGDLIFVNGKQFKSYRGMGSLGAMQGRGGGKSYSKDRYFQDDVLSEDKLVPEGIEGRVPFRGPLGSVIHQLTGGLRAAMGYTGSASIEHLQQAQFVQITAAGLKESHPHDITMTVEAPNYYTR; this is translated from the coding sequence ATGTCGATCGCTGAAAGCAGCGTTCCCATCGCCCTACCGGTGCCGACCGGCGGTGACGATCCCACCAAGATCGCAATGCTCGGTCTCACCTTTGACGACGTGCTGCTGCTGCCGGCTGCCTCTGATGTGATCCCGGCCACCGCCGACACGTCGAGCCAGCTGACCCGAAACATCCGCCTGCGGGTGCCGATGGTCAGCTCCGCGATGGACACGGTCACCGAATCGCGCATGGCCATCGCGATGGCCCGCGCCGGGGGCATGGGGGTGCTGCACCGCAACCTTCCGGCCGCCGAACAGGCCGCCCAGGTCGAGACCGTGAAGCGGTCCGAGGCCGGTATGGTCACCGACCCGGTCACCTGCTCGCCGACGAACACCCTGGCCGAGGTCGACGCGATGTGCGCCCGGTTCCGAATCTCCGGGCTCCCCGTTGTGGACAGCGCGGGCGCGCTGGTTGGAATCATCACCAACCGCGACATGCGCTTCGAGGTCGACGAGAACAAGCCCGTCGCCGAGGTGATGACCAAGGTGCCGCTGATCACCGCGCAGGAAGGCGTGTCCGCCGAGGCTGCGCTGGGCCTGCTGCGCCGTCACAAGATCGAGAAGCTGCCGATCGTCGACGGTCACGGCAAGCTGACCGGGCTGATCACGGTCAAGGACTTCGTCAAGACCGAACAGTTCCCGTTGTCGACCAAGGACCGGGACGGTCGGCTTTTGGTCGGCGCCGCGATCGGTGTCGGCGATGACGCCTGGGCGCGGGCGATGATGCTGGTCGAGGCCGGCGTCGACGTGCTGATCGTCGACACCGCCCACGCCCACAATCGCGGCGTGCTCGACATGGTGGCGCGGGTGAAGAAGACCGTCGGCGACCGCGTCGAGGTGGTGGGCGGCAACGTCGCCACCCGTGCCGCGGCTGCTGCCCTGGTGGCGGCCGGTGCCGACGCGGTCAAGGTCGGTGTCGGACCGGGCTCGATCTGCACCACCCGAGTGGTCGCCGGTGTCGGAGCCCCACAGATCACCGCCATCCTGGAGGCCGTTGCGGCCTGCAAGCCCTTCGGCGTGCCGGTGATCGCCGACGGCGGTCTGCAGTACTCGGGCGATATCGCCAAGGCGCTCGCCGCCGGCGCATCGACGGCGATGCTGGGCTCGCTGCTGGCCGGCACCGCCGAGTCGCCCGGTGACCTGATCTTCGTCAACGGCAAGCAGTTCAAGAGCTACCGCGGCATGGGTTCACTGGGCGCCATGCAGGGACGCGGCGGTGGCAAGTCCTACTCCAAGGACCGCTACTTCCAGGACGATGTGCTCTCTGAGGACAAGCTGGTGCCCGAGGGCATCGAGGGTCGGGTGCCGTTCCGCGGTCCGCTGGGATCGGTGATCCATCAGCTGACGGGCGGGTTGCGGGCGGCCATGGGATACACCGGCTCGGCGTCCATCGAGCATTTGCAGCAGGCGCAGTTCGTCCAGATCACGGCGGCCGGGTTGAAGGAAAGCCACCCGCACGACATCACCATGACTGTCGAGGCCCCCAACTACTACACCCGCTGA
- a CDS encoding DUF5319 domain-containing protein has product MRDHLPPGLPPDPFADDPCDPSAALDAIEPGQPLDPQERTAVEADLADLAVYEALLAHKGIRGLVVCCDECQQDHYHDWDMLRANLLQLLVDGTVRPHEPAYDPEPDAYVTWDYCRGYADASLNEATSETDGYR; this is encoded by the coding sequence GTGCGTGACCACCTCCCCCCTGGTTTGCCGCCCGATCCGTTTGCCGACGATCCTTGCGATCCTTCTGCTGCGCTGGACGCGATCGAGCCGGGCCAGCCTCTGGACCCCCAGGAACGGACGGCTGTCGAGGCTGATCTAGCCGATCTCGCGGTGTACGAGGCGTTGTTGGCGCACAAGGGAATTCGTGGTCTCGTCGTGTGCTGCGACGAATGCCAGCAGGATCACTACCACGACTGGGACATGCTGCGGGCCAACCTGCTGCAGCTGCTTGTCGACGGCACGGTGCGCCCGCACGAGCCGGCCTACGACCCCGAACCCGATGCCTACGTGACATGGGACTACTGCCGCGGCTACGCCGACGCGTCCCTCAACGAGGCCACCTCGGAAACCGACGGCTACCGCTGA
- a CDS encoding anti-sigma-D factor RsdA: MPEFGRWTSNGGDPSLNEINRSEKFIEALSLEHQVYATDREEAELAVLLAGWRDDARRTPMSGIAPPREAVKALDKATGQGRVRFPMALVGSMAAALLCLGGFGAAVYGSGPGDALYGVRGLVFGSAPVTRDVGVELASSELKQVQQLIDDGQWEEAQQKLQTITTTVATVGDEQRKQELVDQWQQLSVKVETRDPNATVPADAPPVVLPEVTITTTPTPSESTPGETPTSTPTTGPSTSPTETTPGSETSTPSPTSTPSATSTPSAASTSQPTTSQPSTPSSSPTPSSSAEPTTSAPASQPSTTHTTSAPTTSAAPVAEAPPAATTTVAPSAEPTSVPSAPPVRTTPSAPAENGSGGGHESPSGGNSGEGPALPGIELPLLPGLGGSQR, translated from the coding sequence ATGCCTGAATTCGGCCGCTGGACCTCAAACGGTGGTGATCCGTCCCTCAACGAGATCAACCGGTCCGAGAAGTTCATCGAGGCGCTGTCCCTCGAGCATCAGGTCTACGCGACCGACCGGGAGGAGGCCGAACTGGCCGTCCTGCTGGCCGGGTGGCGCGACGACGCCCGCCGCACCCCGATGTCGGGTATCGCGCCGCCGCGGGAGGCCGTCAAGGCCCTCGACAAGGCGACCGGGCAGGGGCGGGTGCGGTTCCCGATGGCTCTGGTGGGGTCGATGGCCGCCGCGCTGCTGTGCCTCGGCGGGTTCGGCGCGGCCGTGTACGGCTCCGGCCCGGGCGATGCCCTGTACGGCGTGCGCGGACTGGTCTTCGGGTCGGCGCCGGTGACGCGCGACGTGGGCGTCGAACTGGCGTCGAGTGAACTGAAGCAGGTGCAACAGCTGATCGACGACGGGCAGTGGGAAGAGGCTCAGCAGAAACTGCAGACCATCACTACCACCGTGGCCACCGTCGGCGACGAACAGCGCAAGCAGGAACTCGTCGACCAGTGGCAGCAGCTGTCGGTCAAGGTGGAGACCCGCGACCCGAACGCGACGGTGCCGGCCGACGCGCCGCCGGTGGTGTTGCCCGAGGTGACGATCACGACGACGCCGACCCCGTCCGAGAGCACGCCGGGGGAGACCCCAACGTCCACACCGACGACTGGGCCTTCGACCTCGCCGACAGAGACCACCCCCGGCTCGGAGACTTCCACGCCGTCCCCGACATCGACACCGTCTGCGACGTCCACGCCGTCGGCGGCCTCGACGTCGCAACCGACGACCAGCCAGCCGTCGACGCCGTCATCGTCGCCCACGCCGTCGAGCAGCGCCGAGCCGACTACGAGCGCACCCGCCTCGCAGCCGTCGACGACACACACCACGTCGGCTCCGACCACCTCGGCTGCTCCGGTGGCCGAAGCGCCTCCGGCGGCCACCACGACCGTCGCGCCGTCGGCGGAGCCGACATCGGTGCCGTCAGCACCGCCGGTGCGCACGACGCCGTCCGCCCCTGCAGAAAACGGCAGTGGCGGAGGTCACGAAAGCCCGTCGGGCGGGAACAGCGGGGAGGGTCCGGCGTTGCCGGGAATCGAACTGCCCCTGTTACCGGGGCTGGGCGGCAGTCAGCGGTAG
- a CDS encoding sigma-70 family RNA polymerase sigma factor, translating into MTSSGDRLDIVVADAVAGDRNALSEVLEIIRPIVVRYVRARVGATERSGLSADDVAQEVCLAAITALPRYKDQGRPFLAFVYGIAAHKVADAHRAAARNRAEPTDSVPERFSLDTGPEQTALDTESSERMARLLSVLPEKQREILILRVVVGMSAEETAEAVGSTAGAVRVAQHRALARLKNEIMATGRDHA; encoded by the coding sequence ATGACAAGTTCGGGAGACCGTCTCGACATTGTCGTTGCTGACGCAGTGGCAGGTGATCGGAACGCGCTCTCGGAAGTGCTGGAGATCATTCGGCCGATCGTCGTGCGGTATGTCCGGGCGAGGGTGGGGGCGACCGAGCGCAGTGGTCTGTCAGCTGATGACGTTGCGCAGGAGGTGTGCTTGGCCGCCATTACGGCGCTGCCGCGCTACAAAGATCAGGGACGCCCGTTCCTGGCCTTTGTCTATGGCATCGCTGCGCACAAGGTTGCTGACGCGCATCGCGCGGCGGCCAGGAACCGTGCCGAGCCCACCGATTCAGTGCCCGAGCGATTCTCTCTCGACACCGGCCCCGAGCAGACCGCTCTCGACACCGAATCGTCTGAACGGATGGCCCGGTTGTTGTCCGTACTACCCGAGAAGCAGCGCGAGATCCTGATCCTGCGTGTCGTGGTCGGGATGAGTGCCGAGGAGACCGCCGAGGCCGTCGGGAGCACCGCAGGCGCCGTCCGTGTCGCACAGCACCGTGCACTGGCCCGACTCAAGAACGAGATCATGGCGACGGGGCGGGATCATGCCTGA